The genomic segment CTTCCTTGAGCAGCGATTCTATTTTCTCAAGTATCATATTGTTCGCTTCAAATAAAAATAGTTCTGCAAAGGTAATATTTTTGCTTTAAAAACCGAAAAGTTTGGAAATAAAGTTGTAATTTTGCAGAAATTGATGAGAGAAACAAGCCTTTGGATTACGTTAGTTTTATGAAAAAAGAAGTATTAAGACTTTTGTTATGGTGTGTTCCTGTGGCTGTCATGTTGCTGTCGGGATGTTTGGACAACCGCCGTTCGTCAACAGAGACGCAGGCAGCGGACGAGCAGTATGGCGACACGACGGCAACCGATTCGCTGGAATCTATTTTTGGCGACTCGCCCGTGGCGAAGGCGGCGGACGAACTTTTCGATGATTTCGTCTTCAACTTTGCCGCCAACCGTAAGTTGCAGTTGGCGCGTATCAACTTCCCGCTGCCTGTCAAGGAGAACGGAAAGGAGCGGAAAATGGGGAAAACCGAGTGGAAGATGGATTATTTCTTCATGAAGCAAGGGTATTATTCCTTGATTTTCGATGATGAAAAACAGATAGAGGTAGTCAATGACACGGCTGTCAATCATGTCGTGTTGGAAAAGATATTTCTTGCGAAAAACCTCGTCCGGCAGTATGACTTCAAGCGAATCAACGGTTTGTGGATGCTGACGAGGGTGGAGGAGACGGCTCTTTCGCAGAATCAGAACGCATCATTCCTGTCTTTCTATAAGCGTTTTTCTACCGACGATGCGTTCCAGACGAGGAGTCTGCATGTGCCCGTATCTATTGTCTTGCCTGACCCTAACGACGATTTTAACACGATGACGGCTGACCTTTATCCCGAGCAGTGGGTGGATTTCAAACCGCAGATTCTCCCTCGCGATGTGGTGTATAACATCATTTACGGGCAGACGTATAAGAGTAAGGCAAAGAAGTTGTTCGTGATACGCGGTATTGCCAATGGCTTGGAGACAAAGATGAGTTTCAGGAACGTCAATGGGAAATGGCAGTTGACGAAGCTGGTAAAGTTATGAAAGACATCCGCAATTATAGTCTTCTGCGACACAACACCTTTGGCATTGATGCCTGTTGTCGCCGTTACATCGAATACAGTTCGGTGGAGGAGTTGCAACAGGTGATTGCGATGCTGTCGCCTGCCGACCAGCCGCTCTTCATGATGGGCAGCGGGAGTAACATTCTGCTGACTCAGGATTTCGAGGGGACGGTTCTTCATTCAGCCATCAAGGGCTGCGAGGCGACTGTCTGTGGCGACACCATCTTGCTGCGCTGCGGCAGCGGCGAGGTGTGGGACGATGTGGTCGCGCGCTGTGTTGCCAATGGGTGGTATGGTGCGGAGAACCTGTCGCTCATACCTGGCGAAGTGGGTGCATCGGCAGTTCAGAATATCGGGGCGTATGGCGTGGAGGTGAAAGACCTGATAGTGAAGGTTGAAGCCATCGAACTTGCCACGGGAAAAGGCGTGAGCTTCGATAACGGAGAGTGTGCCTATGCCTATCGCCAAAGCCGTTTCAAGAAAGAATGGAAAGACAAGTATGCCATCACCCATGTGACCTATCGGTTGTCAACCACGTTTACCCCTCATCTGGATTATGGAAACATCCGGACGGAGTTGGAAAACAGGCACATCACAGCGCCCACAGCCAAGCAACTGAGGGAGGTTGTTATCAGTATTCGCCAGTCAAAACTTCCCGACCCGCAAACGGAAGGCAACGCCGGCAGCTTCTTCATGAATCCGGTCGTTGGTCGGGAGCATTTCGAGGAGTTGGCTGCCCGCTATCCGTCGATGCCTTTCTATGAGGTCGATGCGTCGCATGTTAAAATTCCTGCCGGATGGTTGATAGAACAATGTGGCTGGAAGGGGCGCTCTTTGGGGCGTGCAGGGGTTCATTCCAAGCAGGCTTTGGTGCTGGTGAATCGAGGCGGAGCAACGGGTCAGGAGGTCTTGCAGCTTTGCGAAACCATCATTGCCGACGTGCGGAATAAGTTTGCCATAGAACTTCATCCTGAGGTTTATGTAATTTAGTTTAATCTTTTGGTCGTCAGAAGGGTATGCGAGTAACATTTTTAGGGACAGGAACCTCTGGCGGAGTGCCGAGTATTGGCTGCAAGTGTGAGGTGTGCACCAGTTCCAATCCGCATGACAAGCGTTTGCGTTGCTCGGTCTTGGTGGAGACAGACACCACCCGTATCCTGATTGATTGCGGTCCTGATTTCCGTCAGCAGATATTGCCGTTGCCGTTTAA from the Prevotella sp. Rep29 genome contains:
- a CDS encoding DUF4348 domain-containing protein, which gives rise to MKKEVLRLLLWCVPVAVMLLSGCLDNRRSSTETQAADEQYGDTTATDSLESIFGDSPVAKAADELFDDFVFNFAANRKLQLARINFPLPVKENGKERKMGKTEWKMDYFFMKQGYYSLIFDDEKQIEVVNDTAVNHVVLEKIFLAKNLVRQYDFKRINGLWMLTRVEETALSQNQNASFLSFYKRFSTDDAFQTRSLHVPVSIVLPDPNDDFNTMTADLYPEQWVDFKPQILPRDVVYNIIYGQTYKSKAKKLFVIRGIANGLETKMSFRNVNGKWQLTKLVKL
- the murB gene encoding UDP-N-acetylmuramate dehydrogenase → MKDIRNYSLLRHNTFGIDACCRRYIEYSSVEELQQVIAMLSPADQPLFMMGSGSNILLTQDFEGTVLHSAIKGCEATVCGDTILLRCGSGEVWDDVVARCVANGWYGAENLSLIPGEVGASAVQNIGAYGVEVKDLIVKVEAIELATGKGVSFDNGECAYAYRQSRFKKEWKDKYAITHVTYRLSTTFTPHLDYGNIRTELENRHITAPTAKQLREVVISIRQSKLPDPQTEGNAGSFFMNPVVGREHFEELAARYPSMPFYEVDASHVKIPAGWLIEQCGWKGRSLGRAGVHSKQALVLVNRGGATGQEVLQLCETIIADVRNKFAIELHPEVYVI